One Odocoileus virginianus isolate 20LAN1187 ecotype Illinois chromosome 4, Ovbor_1.2, whole genome shotgun sequence DNA segment encodes these proteins:
- the LOC110149064 gene encoding proline-rich protein 23C-like, translating to MMGSRPRSPTAYPEDPWDPQDGGPGPAKRRRTEEPRRPKSEFEAAPSLDNLTWSPTAGTLIFVAVLPAGCALHVLLDDVELLLEPEPTSVRQVCLGGRILMLVPEALVGSGMEGPWGQGLEPGALLSPRGEYVALEPGFFCAAVPEIACQGEASKEDANADADFLLGEMDAASVPVAGLRSSAGSLTHFDLLDLVSEPSPRASNPSPERGSPQHANSLDLHLLEPIPDSPLQPLPPSPSPSPQERPCRPPGSPCKARRCLFPESTASHNSWARERAPEQSLLMLAVYILHIL from the coding sequence ATGATGGGCAGCCGACCGCGCAGTCCCACCGCCTACCCTGAGGACCCGTGGGACCCGCAGGACGGAGGACCCGGCCCTGCCAAGCGCCGCCGAACCGAGGAGCCCAGGCGCCCGAAGTCCGAGTTTGAGGCGGCGCCCAGCCTGGATAACCTGACCTGGTCCCCGACGGCGGGCACCCTCATCTTCGTGGCTGTCCTGCCGGCGGGATGTGCTCTGCACGTGCTCCTGGACGACGTCGAACTGCTGCTGGAGCCCGAACCAACGTCTGTGAGGCAAGTGTGTCTCGGAGGTCGCATCCTCATGCTGGTCCCCGAGGCTCTTGTGGGCTCGGGTATGGAAGGGCCGTGGGGGCAGGGCCTAGAACCGGGAGCTCTCCTGAGCCCTCGCGGGGAGTACGTGGCTCTGGAGCCGGGATTCTTCTGTGCCGCTGTCCCAGAGATCGCCTGCCAGGGAGAGGCCAGCAAGGAGGATGCAAATGCTGACGCTGACTTCCTGCTGGGCGAGATGGATGCTGCCTCAGTCCCAGTCGCTGGGCTCCGCTCTTCTGCTGGAAGTTTGACTCACTTTGACCTGTTAGACCTAGTCTCAGAGCCCTCCCCTCGGGCCTCCAATCCTAGTCCAGAGAGAGGCTCTCCTCAGCACGCCAACAGCCTGGACTTGCACCTTCTGGAGCCCATTCCTGACTCACCACTCCAACCTCTACCTCCTTCTCCGAGTCCAAGTCCCCAGGAGCGCCCCTGTCGCCCTCCTGGTTCTCCTTGCAAGGCCCGGAGATGCCTGTTCCCTGAATCCACTGCCTCCCACAATTCCTGGGCACGTGAACGGGCACCAGAACAGAGTCTTCTGATGTTGGCTGTGTACATATTGCACATACTGTAA